A single genomic interval of Streptomyces sp. 1222.5 harbors:
- a CDS encoding alpha/beta fold hydrolase translates to MATHRIHHRTVTVRGLDVYYREAGPADAPVLLLLHGFPSSSHMFRDLIPLLADRYRVIAPDHIGFGRSATPDPAEFRYTFDELAWITEEFTDLLGLERYALYIQDYGAPIGLRLALARPERVTAIVTQNGNAYEEGLGAEAWAPVLALIEKRTPQTEAPVREIYSPDGIKWQYLHGVPDPTLVSPDAYEHDTARIARPGQAEIQLDLISDYGSNFALYPAFHAYFRESRVPLLAVWGAHDEIFVPEGALAFRRDLPEAEIHLLPAGHFALETHADRIAGLVRDFLGRAL, encoded by the coding sequence GAGGCCGGACCCGCCGACGCCCCCGTCCTGCTCCTCCTGCACGGCTTCCCGAGCAGCTCCCACATGTTCCGCGACCTGATCCCACTGCTGGCCGACCGGTACCGGGTGATCGCCCCGGACCACATCGGCTTCGGCCGCTCGGCGACGCCGGACCCCGCCGAGTTCCGCTACACCTTCGACGAACTGGCCTGGATCACCGAGGAGTTCACCGACCTGCTGGGGCTGGAGCGCTACGCCCTCTACATCCAGGACTACGGTGCCCCCATCGGCCTGCGGCTCGCCCTCGCCCGCCCCGAGCGGGTCACCGCGATCGTCACGCAGAACGGCAACGCCTACGAGGAGGGGCTCGGCGCCGAGGCCTGGGCGCCGGTGCTGGCGCTGATCGAGAAGCGGACGCCGCAGACCGAGGCGCCGGTGCGGGAGATCTACTCCCCCGACGGCATCAAGTGGCAGTACCTGCACGGGGTCCCGGACCCGACCCTGGTCAGCCCGGACGCCTACGAGCACGACACCGCCCGGATCGCGCGCCCCGGCCAGGCGGAGATCCAGCTCGACCTGATCTCCGACTACGGCTCCAACTTCGCGCTGTACCCGGCCTTCCACGCCTACTTCCGCGAGAGCCGGGTCCCGCTGCTCGCGGTGTGGGGCGCGCACGACGAGATCTTCGTGCCCGAGGGGGCACTCGCCTTCCGCCGGGACCTGCCCGAGGCGGAGATCCATCTCCTGCCGGCCGGCCACTTCGCGCTGGAGACGCACGCGGACCGGATCGCCGGGCTGGTCCGGGACTTTCTCGGCCGGGCCCTTTGA